gcacccggGGTCAAAGATACATAATAACGCCTTcacccaattcttgaaacaattacgCTCTGTGTTATTTTGGTTATAAAGAAGTTCAgtgaatttcggtcttaaattgatcttttaaaTTAGTATTTTTGCTGAAATGCACACAAACTCATCACgtagaggggcgcagaatcgatgcggAATTGGTTAAATCGGCGCCCCCCTCTAGTTGGCGCCCATGGCACTTGCCCCCTCTGCGCCCCGTCGCCACGCCACTGTTTACAAACATCCAAAAGAGTTTGCCATGGACTAGTTTACTATTTgtgctttataaattataaaatgtCCGCTTGAAGCAGAGCAGAAACAGATGCCTCCCTCTATGCAGCTAAGTGTAAAACGCTTTTATAATGTTAATTTCAGATCTACCATCACCATCTATTGCCATTGTAGAAGGAATATCGGTCACACTAACTTGGGATGAGCCTCCGCCGGCACTAGAAAGCAACCCTCCAAGAAACATCACACACTATGCTGTAACATTAACTCCACGAGATGGCGGGCCTTCACAAACAGTTAATGTTCCTGCTGAAGCTGGTACAAATTATACGATTACAGGATTGACACCAAGCACGATGTATAACATTGACACTCACGTAGTCATAGCAACTGAAGGACAAGGAGAACCTGAGCCTTATGATCTCAGAATACCAACACAAGTTTTTATAACGTGTAAGCTATAACCATAGGCCCTATAGATATATGtattcaaaatcaaatttgattcaaaacgTATTGAACTGTAAGCTTAAAAACACTGACGTTAATGCTAAATGTATTACGTGTATTATTGTTATTTGTAATGGAAATAACGACTGCGGAGACATTAGCTATGAAAGACATGGCATGAATCCGACTACATGTaaactgaaaaacaaagcaaagctAACAAACAAGATAACCTAAACATGCAAATCTCTCCCCACATACCACTAGATAGGCATACCATACACGTATACATCATTCACGTTTAAAAGCAATTTTTGAGTTATTGCGACTTTCTGAACTAGATGAGAGACGTAAAGGTCCACGACTGGTTATGTGCAACAATCCTAAAAAATGAGCTTCCAAgtcaatcacctttttcacggttCATTAGTGTGTCCTGATTACGCACGCAATGACATAGAAAATGCAAACcgatttatgtttttgttttttgttgctgtcttcagctCCAACATGCCCACCAGATAAATTCTTCTGCGTTGATGGACCATGTGTCTTCAAAGACTGGGCATGTGATGGGTTTGAAGACTGtgctgatggcagtgatgaagacgAAGCTTTCTGTGCTACCTGCCCATTCCAATTCTACTGTTAAAATAGCCAATGTATAGACACACAAAATGTTTGCGATGGAATAAATCAGTGTAGAGATGACAGCGATGAGACTCAAATGTGCGATATAGGTAAATTATTAAGAAGGGTTTAAAtttgtcggctgtattccatagtggcgtatagtggggcaccgtgaataaacaacttttcgagaaaatcgggtttgaagaaatgtcaatttaaaatcgagttgtgtaaatcagacattcgttatattttgtaaatgatgtgaaatgccTGTAgattactttacaagtgactaactttggaatttagagtgctcaaacccattacaggtgagctcaggagggtgaaagtgcataggaacaatgccggaaactacgtcactctattgttcgacttaaactacatcattttcccagcatgcgtgttcgttaatacagctttagtctcctacaccttctcaacatggtacgtggaatgtctggaatcacactgacggcggaggagaatactagctggtcagacaatttaattttatcaagcagaaaatacctaaacaatcacagtcatttgatcgatttactacagaatataattgattgttcaaaatataattttaatattgtaaacatgttaacttatatatttgtgtactaaagtataaggacacgtggataaaatcatgtcgaagacaaaatggccgctaatccgcctattgtctagacttaaactacatcttccggtttgttacgtaatactaggatgcctatcccgtTATATCGATCCctggtgagctatagaaacaaattcaaagtatagacctctggcaaggcaaccgttactaatagtttcacggaataccctcacttacgatcattgggtataccgatcatcagacggataatttgtcatgatttcaacttaacggaaatgtttatacatgtatatacattctatGGTGTCGACAAAATGACAAACCAAtagattttatttcaaaatatttttctaaataaataaatacataatattgctgtcaaacaaataatatgtacaaaaatataCGTCACtctggaaaacacgcaaaacgcaatactctaaccttacgccacctcgatcgccgtATAATccccacctttgtttcataaccactaaggtataggGCATTTTTTGTTTTAGCAATAGCCCCCtccaaaagtatttaattatatttgtaattgctcaagtagcattttgtgcaaattttattacacaatttgttgccgttcttttttATGAGTATTTAAGTACCTAAAACGGCCTAGAATGAGGCTATGGCGCTCTTTCCAGCCTTGtctaatattaatctccataAACTTTatatgtaaaatgaaaatgaccataaacaatttcactttgtaacgatACGGtacatttatttaattaattactaattaattagctaattttgactgatgagtcttagaaaatgaaatatataaaCGAATTGATACTATAAACATTTGCTTTGCAAAACATGCTTGTAAAACAGAGATAAGTAAGtccaaatttaatttaattttgattcCATTCTAATTACGTGTTAACCCGACGGGTGAGAACAACATAGACAAATAAGCCATTTCATGGATTACTTTTAATTGAATAATTAATAGGTAAAACATCCAACACCAATGCTAATTGGTTAATTCTACTATATTGTACTCAACGGCGAACTGCGCGTGGCTTCCAGATCTACATACCTAATCTAAAACTAGATAATTATTTAAAAGCATATTTAATGAGCACATTTCGTCGTGTTAGCGGGAACATCGCATATAATTTTGGTCTTAAGTCGTTGGGCAAAAATATTCATGCTATTAACTGATTTCTTTTAAGACtggtaaaataatttaaaataatttcatttacctaAAATTGTATACGccttcaaaaatttcaatttcagcaGAAATGGACTACTTGCACTCACACGAAAATTGAATTGCTACTAGAATTAGAAAATTACTCTCAAAGTCACTAAAATCTAGTGTAAATAAATTGATTTTCTTTGTGTGCAATTTTCTCTTGCTTTTagtcaaaataaatcaaaacagcaCACAGATTTTACATGCAGTTAAGTGTTAAACTCATTGTTCGTTTCAGATTTACCATCGCCTTTTATAGCCAATGTAGGAGGAGGGTCCGTTTTACTAATTTGGGACACGCCTCCACCGGCACTAGTAAGCAACCCTCCAAGAAATATCACACACTATGCTGTCACATTCACTACACAAGATGGCGGGTCTTCGCAAACTGTTAACGTTCCTGCTGAAGCCGGTACAAATTACACGATTACAGGATTGGCACCAGGAACGATGTATGACGTTGAAACTCGTATAGTCATAGAAACTGAAGGACAAGGAGAACCCGATCTCTATGATCTTGGAATACCTCTGCAGGTTTTTGAAACGTGTAAGCTGTAGATATGGAAATATCAAAAGTCATAATTTATTTAGGAACGTACTAAAATTCATCTTAAATAGACTTATGTGAAGTTCTATAACGTTCATACCTTTATAAAAGAATTtgtatgtttatgtttatgttttagTATTTGCTCAAACAACAGCGCAAAGTACTACTGTAGCCACAACGTGTGCACCAGATGAATTCTTCTGTCCCGATGGAACATGTGTGTCCAAAGTATGGGCTTGTGATGGGTTTGATGATTGTGCTGATGGTAGTGACGAAGACGAAGCTTTCTGTGCTACCTGTCCATTCCAATTCCTCTGTTCAAATGGACTATGTACTGACACGGATAATGTTTGCGATGGAAGAAATCAGTGTAGAGATAAAAGCGATGAAACTCAAATTTGCGATGTCGGTAAGCTAATAAGtatgttttaaaattataaacccaAGAACATGAAAACATTGATTTGTTCTTTGCATGACATTATTGTATATCACAGACCCGAATTTAAATGCAATACCAGGTTGTGATTATCCTTAAGACGTAGTACTTGAGGCACCTAGCCGTAGTTAAGTGCAGATCAGATGGTGTGAGAGGCTTAGCCGGAAGTCTTATACCAAACCTAATAAAAGATCATTTAAAAGCGTTTTTTTGTTTCgagaaaatcatataaaccaTTAGTTTAATTTAGCAGgaatgtattttttgtgttttaattgTTTCATTTATTGTTTAACACAGTTTAacattttaattacaaaataataaattgctTATAAGACTTACAAAATCAGTTAAAATGTGCGCATTTACCTTACGGTTTTAAAATCTTCCATAACACCTGAACAATCTTGCACTTCGCCCGACGATATGTGTCGTAAAACTGttactaaataaaaataaatataaagttcTCAAAATAACATCATACCATAGTATATTTAAGTTGTGATAATAATGATGTCAGAATAAAGATTCGTAAACGCCTTTTTTCACATCTACCCTTTCGACTTTTCGACTGATTAAATAATGCATATTGAATTTGAAAtcgcattataataataattctaATGAGACTTGATAAAACTACAGGAAAATTACACGTTTTCAACCTAAGGCGAAAGAAAGGAACCCGCTAGGTAATGGGAAAACGCATGCTATATTGCTCGCTACAAGAAATTTCTCATTGTTAATGAATTTTGGTATCATATAATagccatatttttctcattaccatcctgaaatttgtcACTCCAAAATAAtctatttccgaagaaatcgtgaAAAAAATCAGGCGAATTGTGGTTACCAATTTAAGCAAAGTGTCAAACGCCCGAGAATTCTGGTAGGCAAGAAAAATTCGCGACGTTTCATTCCGATACCAGTTCGCctggaaaaataaatcaaactatatagagggcgctataatgatatgcacttaaaacaaaataaaataaatacatattagcGAAATAAATAAAGGGCAAGAACTTTTCCTGTCAagcatgataagaggaacacGAACAAATATAAGGGAGCGAACCTCCCACTGAAGAATTAATTTAcactgaaaatgttctcgttttttcacatagatgcataaagggggggggggcgatatttgaaattgtatttaAGTTTGAAAACAATCCATAGCCTCAACCAATAGGGTTACCTACTTTAAACAagatcaaaaataatcacaaatccCGACTGGTACACAAGCCAACTTGAAAAGGGGGCAAGGGAATGagccggcatgggattcgaacccacgacctgccgatctctagacggacgacCTATCAATTGGGCTACCGGCTCCCACTGACAAACGGTGGTTAAAAccgggtctaatgtaagcagTCAAGCAAACCCGCTTGTGTGTTTCTGTGGTATATGGATATATGACACCTTCATACAGATAACAATTAATTTCAGAGATACCATCGCCATCTGTTGCCAATGTAGGAGCAGTGTTCGTCACACTAAGTTGGGAGGAACCTCCACCGGCACTAGAAAGCAACCCGCCAAGAAACATCACACACTATGCTGTCACACTCACTTCACAAGATGACGGACATTCGCAAACTGTTTACGTTCCTGCTGGTACAAATTACACGATTACAGGATTGAGACCAGAAACGATGTATGACATTGAAACTCTTGTAGTCATAAAAACAGAAGGACAAGGAGAGCCTGAGCCCTATGATTTTGGAATACCACAGGTTAATTTTACAACATGTAAGCTATTATATTCAAAGTCATACTGTATTGAAAAGTTAAGCTTAAAATGATATGTTAACGTGAGGTGTGTTTACTTTTTTGAAATAACGACTGTGGAGATATGAGCGATGACGAAAAAGCATGATCCCGAACACAGGTAAGGTGATACATACCCCGCCActaataaaaaaaactaaaaaataataatttaaaaaaaccccATTCAATCATACACACTACCGGTAAAACCTGCAGACAGCCGAATATCAAAACCTGGACGAGGACagtagggcgcacaccactaaataatcgtcccattgaaatacacgggaaaatacaagaaagtaagtttgttttttctaccccatgtaacaacatttttaatattttgatcgaatcaacgtcttaaataaagattaaacttttatttaaatttgattttttgggacaagttgagacaagcttaagagatacgaactcctgaacagcgccatcccgaatttcagccgacactctcgcctccttaccagttccggccatgatattgttccgagggcctattgcccatgtacattcgattcggaacattttctgaacagatttgtaatgttgagctcctattctatcgtttttatcaaaacaaccaagagtcactcaaatttgtttcccttgggacgccgatatatttcgcataggcgctattttttaccggaactatgaagggttccaccaaatgcggaaggatttagtgtagtgcactcagTAAGTATGGTATACGAGCTCAAAATAATGATAGGATAatgtcaagggggtgacactaaagtcacggttgttctattagcaacgcaaaatctatgaaaaattcagctggtttactagctagaaagtgaggccagttatcgatccgttatagctcgttatgaataattcatgttcgacccttggatcatgttaattgagtttggcaaataacaacgttgttcgttttgcgaactttgcctgttcaacgAGAGTATAGCgggccccaatacatctgggcacaaaccacaCGAAAACAacccagtttaatgaaatggcggtcgggtattcccatcaggcaccagtgatatgttttttcaaagaaagtctactaatttaatatgaaatgacattttgcaatagcaaagtcaaaattaggacttgctgtcaataatatgaaggaaatacgtgacagaggcaaggtgtgaaatacaagtagtatttaagttataataacctttgatacccgacctgaccttcgaTCATGGCGCcatattcgtcttatgtatttctcacaccactccacgccatacataaattctgccagtcacatttccccaatatgaaatttttttaaagtaaaattttaatttcacttcattaaagtttggcggaggcggggttcgaactcacggcggcggactgctttggacacactatgaatccagcgccttagaccactcgtccaCTTGTCTTGTTAGAATTcagttgaaacttatttgaagatataatcgcaacttcaacataggcctaccacgtgacaagcaaaggcagaaagaaaacgtaccatattttggaattttatttcaaataaaaacatttatgtgtattattagcgctcaattgttgttaactgcgtgttttatacaaaaaaatccaacgataagcatgataacggggcgtctatatggacaaaacattatatcgattttgacacgtgcttgtgtctcagtacatttccatggtcagtaaaatactatagagaaaaacctaccattttcttgtatacacgttcgatgttttgatcaagtatgtgaatattcgacattagacccacaattttttttcaggaaataaaagattagattaccataaaaacgaaacagtaatcttttgccgggtctaatgttatttatacatagatttgtcaacgttttttctatccttattcttgctcaattaaaaaaatattttggcgtatataaaattgaaataaaattctctgcctcataaacgacatcaaatgtgccacaattgggtatcacgaatcgttatatatgatgtgcagttaatattcatattttcttttatacagaggatgcttcacttttgacaggaaaaatattttcttgaaaaccctctcactcggttattttaaaaaggtaaccacgcttccctagaatgtgcaataaattagcattaaaatgtttcttattctaacagcaagcgtttctagaatgtattatggcgaaatgtggtgtatgtatttctattatgccctcaagtaaaataaaataccaatctgcactgagcagacagaatgttacttggctcccagcatgaattgttgattttatacggaggtaaagaaatgcacagtgtatgtgcaagccgtgtaACAATACTctaaatatttacggtaaatctgaatagtggtcacatgttgattaTCATGtggtcgggaaatcacgtggcaacattttaagatttcaggattgtttactagttaattgccatttgtactctttattttttatctttgttaattaacatatattttaaatgctgataaatcgtggttggctgcccatgatatctgttaaattcaatgttttatgaatataattctaccacgcagagggggtcacgcagcagaatttcacatcacctgacttagctagaattcggagctctgctcttcaaattcatgtgaatttcaaagttttatacatttaatatatttaatatgatactaattttttattataaccaactggtacacgaaatatactagcttattacctatacagaaaggtgattatcagccttcactcagcaaattgacatgcccggcatatgcagccattctccgtctggataacatgactgtcgccttcaatacgtctgggcacaaatttaaataacaatacgctatttacatatcaatatgacctcatgctaattaaagctgccccatccaggagttcgtCTATGATAATGTCttgaccaacgctctgcagggtctattgttttattgtttccgattggaaaatgttgccaatcaatattcatgagagtgtacattcaacgtccagtttgcgaaattgggtgagttgtgtttggtaggtgtgaaatacatcggattgggcgttttaattacgtaacgaataaaggcattgacatcatcgaatggctgcccagtgctgttatgtgtttagttattatatacgctggcgaagttacgtaataatcggattaactaccatagtaataggtgaaaacaatttttgaatataccgctctGCACTGATGCGTTCACGCGGtatctctgcattgaaccatatcaatcTGATcaattgcacctgtaagattagtatctttgaaaagaccagtattgtattcaatctatgattgcggaCATACAacggtgatgagtgtaacctgcttgtagtgcagcgcgatatgttcaaaattgttttcacctattgctatggtaattaatccgatcaattacgtaacttcgccagcgtataggcctaatacacaccactccacgccatacataaattctcccagtcacatttccccaatatgaaatttttaaaaagtaaaattttaattttaattcttttaaagtttggcagaggcggggttcgaactcacggctcaccgctttggctagtatcacgtataccatacgtccagcgccttagaccgctcgaccacgaagaacttgatagtgtcatcgtgaaaatttatacatatataatattaatacatcgcaacttcattactgcatcatattttggaattttatctgcttaaaacattaatgtgtattataataaagctaccattatttatattgttgaattctcaagcgcatagagacaattaatacgagggtcctatgaataggcctacatacacaatacataaaatcgattttgatatctgccatgtgctctgctgtgcatgtggtttcccgcagtggcggaagttgtattacgaagtgcatccgaactccattttgaagcaaatgattttgacaaggcattggattgttccagtttgcatcctaaatccacattagacccctaattttatttacaaaatcaaaagattagattatcataagaacaaaacggtaatcttttgtcgggtctaatgtgaaaattacatttaaaaaaacagtttttacagaattaattctcacttaattccaaaaaaaaaaggcgtatataagattgaaataaattatctaccttttatactagatcaattgtgacgcaagttgttatcaaaaattgttgtgatagatgtacagttaatattcatatattccattacctatctgatggtacagtttttacacagaaaatatttatttgaaaaacctgccactcggctttttccggaaaggtcacagggtcgccgtgacctgtgcaataactacaattaaaatttttcttattctaacagcaagcgtttctagaatatattatggcgaaatgtggtgtaggcctaataattattatttaatttattcatcattcctttcttttcccttctcagtacttattctttcctaggcctacactttatcactccctcgctctcattgtcccctcttaccctccctctctcattcccatcatttccttatatttctttttatctacttgtctttattatatctttttatttctcccttcctccagccctctctcattctccatatcccctcctcccctcgtcctccctcccctcccaagacgtctcacagaggtgaatctgaaACCTACCCAACCCCCTCCCCTATTTTGGGTACGCCACtttttctataccaatctccttcttaaaataaaattaaatggaaatttcttaaaaacaacctttattggcctatacttatacttacatgtatacgtatagcgattaccattatagtgtaatatagatatatggactggacatggcagccttcatacattctaatgtgtaatcgatcagcaagatcattcaatttatttaaatgaaacgccttacgtcaggtgggtggtaaagatgaaagcctcctttacacatgactgcccttaaacatgactgtagtgtggtcacttgttgatactcgcctgttgtgtagagcgttaatatgatgccggatcagtgaccaatttaatggcgtaacccctttattcgaaacaatggtaccacttttatgaatagcctgtcgcaacttctaatcggcatcaaacggacaaaagattatataatctattgcgactctatttctatttaaaagcacGTTGGTCTTGACTGCCAAAATACAAGACTTATACCACGGGATTAAAATATGATGTTACACTATTGCTTATGTCATCTCTATTCAGAACACTTTGACTGCggtcaggagggtgagagttcataagggcaatgtcgggtcgATCGGTTACAACAATACTGGACTTTCGATACATAATTACCAAGGATAATAGAAATCAGGATGTGACTATTGCTCATTAGCACGTGTCCAATTCTTATTTAAAGAGCATACTTATGCTAACACGTTGACTAAagtcaggagggtgagagttcatgaGGGCAATGTCGGGTCGCTCGTTTACAGCAATACTGGACTTAAGATACATAATTACCAAGGATAATAGAAATCAGGATATGACAATTGTTCATTAGCACATGTCCAATTCTTATttaaatagcatattgttattaaaatgatgtccTGATCTTGCTATAGAAAGCTAATAATATCTTGAGCTTGACTCAATGTTGTGTTAAGGTTATACAATGGATTTTTTCAATGCTTGATTCCAGAGAGgtgtaagttaataatagaaatagccatgcagaaaaaattgaactcaagcgtacttggtgtatcaatctacatgcacaatgaccacgaacctatgaaaccgtggcacgtgagtcatcctatgttgcagggatagggagggggcatCCATGATAGGGGCTGCCGGGTGGCAGacggttttctgcaattttcttaattttcaatttttttaaaaaatattaccattaggtgatatctgtcgtgaaataaatcaatgctgctataggctataataggcctagtaggcctaccctgattatgcaatatatacaacaataactacagcaacaataacaaaaccaacaaccaatatccaatttgtaaaaaatactcataggcctatataggccgcgcctatttagactagtaggcctattcctgaattatatattaataaaaaaacggcaaaaacaatcaatcactgcagtcagaaagaaagaaagaaacgaacaagaaagaagacagaacTAGATATGTTGCAGCCTCATAAGGCTACGAAGTCTATCCGTGAACTTAATATGAGCTCTGATGACTTTGAAATTACTTCGGAAAAAATGCCTTTCATGAAAAATGgaggcaataataataataataataataataataataataataataataataataataataataataataataataataataataataaaaataataataagattTGTAATGCGCCATCAATCTAGTAGAACTATTCCGAGGCGCAGACATGAAACATTAACATACATAAAGTACaagtacaattaaacattaaaatatatacatacatCAGTTACATCAGTTATGTTTGGTATATGCTTTTGCTAAATAAATAAGTCTTTAACAAGTTCTTAAAGGTCTGAAAACAATCACAGTTTCTTATATTCAGAGGTAACAAGTTCCAAAATGTGGGTGCAAAAACAGAAAAGGCTCGATCTCCAAAAAATATGAAGCCCGTGGAACGACAagtaattgtttatcaaaaaggatttaaacgaaggatattcaaatttattctaacaaaatacgtttctttgtgtaaccttaatgcGCTGTTAAAGATCGGCTTTGTATAGTACACCATTTcgttataaaataaatgtaaccGTTCAATTCATTGTGTGTAAACTTCAAGTTTGTACGTGACTTTTTAGCATTTAAAGTGCCGAGATCGGGTACATAggccagtcaaattaagaaaaataagggttAAGCcaacactaattgcaacagaatacaCTTATTCACCATTCACTTCAGAAAAGCTTATCAAATAATACATCAAAAGCCCCAAAAAATCCAATTAGTGGAACATTGCCTAATTTGCATcagtccaaaatggccgcttatgcaggggtggaatttcaaaGTTGGTTATATCCTGTTAAAAACCATATCAttgtattgctctcatcataaggattcatatAGCATAGATTAACCTGTCTCCGAcacacagttcttgagttataggcaaaaagatcaaaggtcaaaatttgtgtCCACTATTGAAAAATACTTAATTTTGATCCAATCGGTCCTAAATTGTTCCTTTCGCAAATATAAATTAATATGAGAATAGtcgttgcattgttttg
Above is a genomic segment from Amphiura filiformis chromosome 10, Afil_fr2py, whole genome shotgun sequence containing:
- the LOC140163211 gene encoding tenascin-R-like isoform X1; protein product: MCDIDLPSPFIANVGGGSVLLIWDTPPPALVSNPPRNITHYAVTFTTQDGGSSQTVNVPAEAGTNYTITGLAPGTMYDVETRIVIETEGQGEPDLYDLGIPLQVFETLFAQTTAQSTTVATTCAPDEFFCPDGTCVSKVWACDGFDDCADGSDEDEAFCATCPFQFLCSNGLCTDTDNVCDGRNQCRDKSDETQICDVEIPSPSVANVGAVFVTLSWEEPPPALESNPPRNITHYAVTLTSQDDGHSQTVYVPAGTNYTITGLRPETMYDIETLVVIKTEGQGEPEPYDFGIPQVNFTTSIPRDCFDLVPYGDLYPSGIYTITPSGGLSFNVYCDIDGDGGWTVFQRRFDGSVDFYRNWTDYENGFGDVDGEYWAGLRLIHLLTSGNPSILRVELEAFDGDKAYAEYQSFSVGDSSSNYVLTIGSYSGDASDALGYSNNRAFSTYDRDHDSWRFNCAQERAGAWWYGHCTNANLNGRYLGPTGTNDHLGMYWYHWKVLQSLKSTTMKVRRVQ